A genome region from Anastrepha obliqua isolate idAnaObli1 chromosome 4, idAnaObli1_1.0, whole genome shotgun sequence includes the following:
- the LOC129246105 gene encoding focal adhesion kinase 1 isoform X1, translated as MSKSQSSSGFATQLAPSLQNEGQMDELVLHLHMPNKGMRPINVNEANDTVLHVIERAVGSLIPGHMPNPHFYALRLNNVVTKEILWMTRSTGMNQVIRYIWYPICPNLECSNYDNAKVKSSNRNSVNSVWRAELRIRYIPNSLAEFYEEDKTSCLYYFDQAKQDYVLSDPTIDVDTAIQLCCLGIRHYFKNTIIKAPDKKHHIDYVEKEIGLNSFLPKSVISSVKPKNLKKLIQAGYKKVYNLTDIEYITKFFDILQTCKINGYEKFSVTLSSAWNISGILYIGPQIGISYQTHPQADLTSVATFKDIIKIVTLAIPRDNVSNQSKKPFANSANVEEKYNPCKCWEVKTQLRITTRSNDEDLVITCDGINTAESIADLIDGYCCLIHGSSYVSIWERNDVNTLNSLNNGLKASTSALKEKQNNGISKAKNNIEDSTDGGATTQPCAKPKPTLTEDYAEIGLIDDEGDYSTPTARNYELERSQINLNEKIGVGQFGDVHIGTYFPKAKKNTKLNALGNIEMKSSVIQVAVKTCKASDDPQKMEQFLEEAYIMQKFDHPHIIRLIGICSETPIWIVMELARHGELRAYLKANSKKLKRGTLLLYCYQLSTALSYLESKKFVHRDIAARNVLVSSPTCIKLADFGLSRWVSDQSYYHSSMCILPIKWMAPESINFRRFTNASDVWMFGVCAWEILMLGVKPFQGIKNSDVITKLENGERLPLPKDCPPRLYSLMSQCWAHEPSKRPTFQRIKETLYEILVDEKISDSETMRRENRRVAAMSWSGCEGEVPPVKPTRTPFEGDSALQSSIVSEKNQLSPQTYIIAQNPEVLARLMMENENRSINPAAYTTPASVFNTLAVEIDETKSTKVPNSTDMPLKMTKLPASELLKLDPIVNEQNFSPLTRSAGAQPQGASFNQTIIGSESETLPHTIQCSCLDKCNHSSKCTFLNAIDPTTAACLHNMGPENPNSFRTVASNMPCQKPQIPNNFVLYNPQANIYDFQRIRTDPKITKSELLRRCNPHSYGSLERNQDNFIIGTVKPMQSKGGSLERNQSISTSNNFMRDWVQRSSSLERATPLDTFHSQTAKANLSNSLERNISYRTYRNQMKSSMETEPLQEEIYDFGGSNVKSCASSSLNRNRTFDMIPRSMLPQRDLIGSCKSQPIVEQFDPKVSPNSTYTPMAPGSKAFTSSYDIGKDFNTMPKQCPYPLNENCELKATKYTDNVNLAQQIAGTSLEGGHTAECQLGAQKKRLSLATSNSDLNAMGYFNSNHGPSSLPECSPSISNSLGASRPHTPDSKLDALKNSTSSIENCNDTPSDSRPNNDVPSSKLTGSSGNKPRMTIDRSNDEVYIATTNVVKAIMTLSQDVEKSNANNYLHLVRNVGIELRTLLASVDRLSQVFPTQAHREVEMAHKVLSKDMQDLVATMRLAQQYSDTTLDSEYRRNMLSSAHILAMDAKNLFDVVDSIRRRHGIFSPPSAPLQERARSNPLSSSVGDSTDFVAKTTSHANVLNEETTVTLTEDGYQVMSNSKFQNFNNLVAEKDKLDVELTQQQSNMGNLHLTTQVNNDGVVRRSNLAFEHIMHNTNEQLQIVEHTDSSEFDHLYSNTNIASQKRCN; from the exons ATGTCGAAATCACAATCTTCGAGCGGTTTTGCGACTCAACTCGCGCCTTCGTTGCAAAATGAAG GGCAAATGGATGAGTTGGTCCTGCATTTACATATGCCCAACAAAGGCATGCGGCCTATTAATGTCAACGAGGCAAATGATACTGTGTTGCACGTTATTGAGCGTGCTGTGGGTAGTTTAATACCAGGCCATATGCCGAATCCACATTTTTACGCTCTAAGGTTAAATAATGTTGtaacaaaagaaatattatgGATGACGAGGTCAACGGGGATGAATCAAGTTATAAGATACATATGGTACCCGATTTGTCCAAATCTCGAGTGTTCCAATTATGATAATGCAAAAGTCAAAAGTAGCAATAGAAATTCGGTAAATAGTGTTTGGCGAGCTGAGCTACGGATACGTTACATTCCAAATAGTTTGGCGGAGTTTTATGAGGAAGACAAAACAagttgtttatattattttgatcaA gCAAAGCAAGATTATGTTTTATCTGATCCCACAATCGATGTCGATACGGCGATACAGTTATGTTGTTTGGGTATACggcattattttaaaaatacaattatcAAAGCGCCTGATAAAAAACATCATATTGACTATGTTGAGAAGGAAATTGGTTTGAATTCTTTTCTTCCAAAATCTGTGATAAGTTCAGTAAAGccaaagaatttgaaaaaattaattcaagctGGATACAAGAAGGTGTACAATTTAACGGACATTGAATACATAAccaa attttttgatattttacaaacatgtaaaattaatGGGTACGAAAAGTTTTCAGTAACATTAAGCTCAGCATGGAATATATCTGGCATATTATATATCGGCCCACAAATCG GCATTTCCTACCAAACTCATCCACAAGCAGACCTGACTAGCGTCGCAACATTCAAAGACATTATAAAAATCGTAACACTTGCTATACCCAGGGATAATGTAAGCAACCAATCTAAGAAACCATTTGCAAACTCGGCAAATGTAGAGGAAAAATACAATCCATGCAAATGCTGGGAAGTGAAGACTCAACTTAGAATAACAACAAGAAGCAATGATGAAGACTTAGTAATAACTTGTGATGGTATAAAT ACGGCTGAAAGCATTGCAGATCTTATTGATGGATATTGTTGCTTAATTCATGGCAGTAGTTATGTTTCTATATGGGAACGAAACGATGTTAATACTTTAAACAGTTTAAATAATGGTTTAAAGGCATCCACCTCGGCtttaaaggaaaaacaaaataacggtATAAGCAAAGCAAAGAATAATATCGAAGATTCAACGGATGGTGGTGCAACAACACAACCCTGCGCAAAACCAAAGCCGACATTAACTGAAGATTATGCTGAAATAGGCTTAATCGATGATGAGGGAGACTACTCAACGCCAACTG CTCGAAATTATGAATTAGAAAGATCTCAGATAAATCTCAATGAAAAAATTGGCGTTGGACAATTTGGTGATGTTCATATAGGCACGTACTTTCCGAAGGCTAAGAAAAATACCAAACTCAATGCATTGGGCAACATCGAAATGAAGTCGTCTGTAATTCAAGTGGCAGTTAAAACGTGCAAAGCCAGCGATGATCCACAAAAAATGGAACAATTTCTAGAGGAAGCAT ATATTATGCAAAAATTCGACCATCCGCATATAATACGGCTGATTGGTATATGTAGTGAGACACCTATCTGGATTGTTATGGAGCTAGCGCGTCACGGAGAGCTCAGGGCATATTTAAAGGCCAACAGCAAGAA GCTTAAGCGTGGCACTTTGCTTCTTTACTGCTACCAGCTATCCACAGCTTTAAGTTATTTGGAATCTAAGAAGTTCGTACACAGAGATATTGCGGCACGGAATGTGCTTGTCAGTTCACCAACTTGTATCAAG CTTGCTGATTTCGGTCTTTCTCGTTGGGTGTCGGATCAATCGTACTACCATTCAAGCATGTGCATTTTGCCAATAAAGTGGATGGCGCCAGAGTCCATCAACTTTCGAAGATTCACAAACGCAAGCGATGTCTGGATGTTTG GTGTTTGTGCGTGGGAAATACTTATGTTGGGTGTTAAGCCATTTCAAGGTATCAAAAATAGCGATGTAATTACTAAATTGGAAAATGGCGAACGATTGCCGCTACCGAAAGATTGCCCGCCACGATTGTATTCGTTAATGTCACAATGCTGGGCTCATGAACCATCGAAAAGGCCAACATTCCAGAGAATTAAGGAAACACTTTA TGAAATTTTAGTGGATGAAAAAATTAGCGATTCAGAGACAATGCGACGCGAAAATCGTCGAGTCGCGGCCATGTCATGGAGTGGCTGTGAAGGTGAAGTACCACCAGTTAAACCAACCAGAACTCCCTTCGAAGGAG attCTGCGCTGCAGTCATCAATTGTGAGCGAAAAGAATCAGTTAAGTCCACAAACGTATATTATTGCACAAAATCCCGAAGTTTTGGCCAGGTTAATGATGGAAAACGAGAATCGCAGCATCAATCCAGCAGCTTACACAACACCAGCTTCGGTATTTAATACATTAGCTGTAGAAATAGATGAAACTAAATCAACTAAAGTCCCAAATAGTACAGATATGCCATTGAAAATGACTAAACTACCAGCTTCCGAATTGTTAAAATTGGATCCGATTGTAAATGAGCAAAATTTTTCACCGTTAACGCGTTCAGCTGGTGCACAGCCACAGGGCGCATCATTTAATCAAACAATAATCGGCAGCGAATCAGAAACTTTGCCCCATACCATACAATGTAGTTGTTTAGATAAATGTAATCATTCCTCGAAATGCACTTTTCTTAATGCTATAGATCCTACAACTGCAGCATGCTTGCACAATATGGGTCCCGAAAATCCAAATAGTTTTCGTACAGTTGCTTCTAATATGCCCTGCCAGAAGCCCCAAattccaaataattttgttttatataatcCACAAGCGAATATTTACGATTTTCAACGCATACGAACAGATCCAAAGATTACAAAATCTGAGTTATTACGAAGATGCAATCCTCATTCCTATGGCAGTTTAGAAAGAAATCAAGATAATTTCATAATTGGCACAGTAAAACCAATGCAATCCAAGGGTGGTAGCCTGGAACGTAATCAATCAATTTCtacttcaaataattttatgcgCGATTGGGTTCAACGTAGTAGTAGTTTAGAAAGAGCGACACCATTAGACACATTTCATTCTCAAACGGCAAAGGCAAATTTATCAAATAGCTTAGAACGAAATATTTCATATCGCACATATCGTAATCAAATGAAAAGTTCAATGGAAACGGAACCATTACAAgaagaaatttatgattttggTGGCAGCAACGTGAAATCGTGTGCTTCAAGTTCTCTCAACCGCAATCGCACTTTTGATATGATTCCACGTAGTATGTTGCCACAACGGGATTTGATCGGGAGTTGTAAATCTCAGCCCATCGTCGAACAATTTGATCCGAAAGTCTCACCCAACTCTACATATACGCCAATGGCGCCTGGTAGCAAGGCTTTCACATCTAGCTATGATATAGGCAAGGACTTTAATACAATGCCCAAGCAGTGCCCCTATCCACTTAACGAGAATTGCGAATTAAAAGCAACCAAATATACAGATAATGTTAATTTAGCGCAGCAAATAGCAGGTACAAGCCTGGAAGGCGGTCACACTGCTGAGTGTCAACTAGGCGCACAG AAAAAACGCCTAAGTCTTGCAACATCAAATTCGGACTTAAATGCTATGGGCTATTTTAATTCCAATCATGGGCCATCAAGTTTACCAGAGTGTTCACCAAGTATTAGTAATTCCCTAGGAGCTTCACGTCCCCACACCCCAGACTCCAAGCTTGACGCACTGAAGAATAGCACATCCTCAATAGAAAATTGTAACGATACACCAAGTGATTCAAGGCCAAATAATGATGTACCATCATCGAAATTAACTGGTAGTAGCGGCAACAAGCCACGTATGACAATCGATCGCAGCAACGACGAAGTCTACATAGCCACCACAAATGTGGTTAAGGCAATAATGACACTTTCGCAAGATGTAGAAAAGTCAAATGCCAATAACTATTTGCATTTAGTAAGGAATGTTGGAATTGAACTGCGTACGTTACTGGCATCCGTGGATAGGCTGTCACAGGTTTTCCCAACGCAAGCGCATAG AGAGGTTGAAATGGCACATAAGGTGCTATCGAAGGACATGCAGGATTTGGTGGCAACAATGCGACTCGCACAACAATACAGTGACACCACACTTGATAGTGAATATAGACG CAATATGCTGTCTTCAGCGCATATACTAGCCATGGATGCGAAAAACTTATTTGACGTAGTGGATTCCATTCGCAGGCGGCACGGCATCTTTTCACCACCATCTGCGCCATTACAGGAACGCGCTCGTTCCAATCCACTATCTTCATCTGTGGGCGATTCTACGGATTTTGTGGCGAAGACAACCAGTCATGCAAACGTACTGAATGAAGAGACAACTGTAACTCTAACCGAAGATGGTTATCAAGTAATGTCCAAcagtaaatttcaaaatttcaacaatttagtAGCCGAAAAAGACAAACTTGATGTGGAACTGACACAGCAACAATCAAACATGGGGAATCTGCATTTGACAACCCAAGTAAATAACGACGGGGTTGTGAGAAGGTCCAACCTCGCATTTGAGCATATTATGCATAATACGAATGAACAACTACAAATTGTAGAACATACAGATAGTTCTGAATTCGATCATTTATATTCGAACACTAATATTGCTTCACAAAAAAGGTGCAactaa
- the LOC129246105 gene encoding focal adhesion kinase 1 isoform X2 has translation MSKSQSSSGFATQLAPSLQNEGQMDELVLHLHMPNKGMRPINVNEANDTVLHVIERAVGSLIPGHMPNPHFYALRLNNVVTKEILWMTRSTGMNQVIRYIWYPICPNLECSNYDNAKVKSSNRNSVNSVWRAELRIRYIPNSLAEFYEEDKTSCLYYFDQAKQDYVLSDPTIDVDTAIQLCCLGIRHYFKNTIIKAPDKKHHIDYVEKEIGLNSFLPKSVISSVKPKNLKKLIQAGYKKVYNLTDIEYITKFFDILQTCKINGYEKFSVTLSSAWNISGILYIGPQIGISYQTHPQADLTSVATFKDIIKIVTLAIPRDNVSNQSKKPFANSANVEEKYNPCKCWEVKTQLRITTRSNDEDLVITCDGINTAESIADLIDGYCCLIHGSSYVSIWERNDVNTLNSLNNGLKASTSALKEKQNNGISKAKNNIEDSTDGGATTQPCAKPKPTLTEDYAEIGLIDDEGDYSTPTARNYELERSQINLNEKIGVGQFGDVHIGTYFPKAKKNTKLNALGNIEMKSSVIQVAVKTCKASDDPQKMEQFLEEAYIMQKFDHPHIIRLIGICSETPIWIVMELARHGELRAYLKANSKKLKRGTLLLYCYQLSTALSYLESKKFVHRDIAARNVLVSSPTCIKLADFGLSRWVSDQSYYHSSMCILPIKWMAPESINFRRFTNASDVWMFGVCAWEILMLGVKPFQGIKNSDVITKLENGERLPLPKDCPPRLYSLMSQCWAHEPSKRPTFQRIKETLYEILVDEKISDSETMRRENRRVAAMSWSGCEGEVPPVKPTRTPFEGDSALQSSIVSEKNQLSPQTYIIAQNPEVLARLMMENENRSINPAAYTTPASKKRLSLATSNSDLNAMGYFNSNHGPSSLPECSPSISNSLGASRPHTPDSKLDALKNSTSSIENCNDTPSDSRPNNDVPSSKLTGSSGNKPRMTIDRSNDEVYIATTNVVKAIMTLSQDVEKSNANNYLHLVRNVGIELRTLLASVDRLSQVFPTQAHREVEMAHKVLSKDMQDLVATMRLAQQYSDTTLDSEYRRNMLSSAHILAMDAKNLFDVVDSIRRRHGIFSPPSAPLQERARSNPLSSSVGDSTDFVAKTTSHANVLNEETTVTLTEDGYQVMSNSKFQNFNNLVAEKDKLDVELTQQQSNMGNLHLTTQVNNDGVVRRSNLAFEHIMHNTNEQLQIVEHTDSSEFDHLYSNTNIASQKRCN, from the exons ATGTCGAAATCACAATCTTCGAGCGGTTTTGCGACTCAACTCGCGCCTTCGTTGCAAAATGAAG GGCAAATGGATGAGTTGGTCCTGCATTTACATATGCCCAACAAAGGCATGCGGCCTATTAATGTCAACGAGGCAAATGATACTGTGTTGCACGTTATTGAGCGTGCTGTGGGTAGTTTAATACCAGGCCATATGCCGAATCCACATTTTTACGCTCTAAGGTTAAATAATGTTGtaacaaaagaaatattatgGATGACGAGGTCAACGGGGATGAATCAAGTTATAAGATACATATGGTACCCGATTTGTCCAAATCTCGAGTGTTCCAATTATGATAATGCAAAAGTCAAAAGTAGCAATAGAAATTCGGTAAATAGTGTTTGGCGAGCTGAGCTACGGATACGTTACATTCCAAATAGTTTGGCGGAGTTTTATGAGGAAGACAAAACAagttgtttatattattttgatcaA gCAAAGCAAGATTATGTTTTATCTGATCCCACAATCGATGTCGATACGGCGATACAGTTATGTTGTTTGGGTATACggcattattttaaaaatacaattatcAAAGCGCCTGATAAAAAACATCATATTGACTATGTTGAGAAGGAAATTGGTTTGAATTCTTTTCTTCCAAAATCTGTGATAAGTTCAGTAAAGccaaagaatttgaaaaaattaattcaagctGGATACAAGAAGGTGTACAATTTAACGGACATTGAATACATAAccaa attttttgatattttacaaacatgtaaaattaatGGGTACGAAAAGTTTTCAGTAACATTAAGCTCAGCATGGAATATATCTGGCATATTATATATCGGCCCACAAATCG GCATTTCCTACCAAACTCATCCACAAGCAGACCTGACTAGCGTCGCAACATTCAAAGACATTATAAAAATCGTAACACTTGCTATACCCAGGGATAATGTAAGCAACCAATCTAAGAAACCATTTGCAAACTCGGCAAATGTAGAGGAAAAATACAATCCATGCAAATGCTGGGAAGTGAAGACTCAACTTAGAATAACAACAAGAAGCAATGATGAAGACTTAGTAATAACTTGTGATGGTATAAAT ACGGCTGAAAGCATTGCAGATCTTATTGATGGATATTGTTGCTTAATTCATGGCAGTAGTTATGTTTCTATATGGGAACGAAACGATGTTAATACTTTAAACAGTTTAAATAATGGTTTAAAGGCATCCACCTCGGCtttaaaggaaaaacaaaataacggtATAAGCAAAGCAAAGAATAATATCGAAGATTCAACGGATGGTGGTGCAACAACACAACCCTGCGCAAAACCAAAGCCGACATTAACTGAAGATTATGCTGAAATAGGCTTAATCGATGATGAGGGAGACTACTCAACGCCAACTG CTCGAAATTATGAATTAGAAAGATCTCAGATAAATCTCAATGAAAAAATTGGCGTTGGACAATTTGGTGATGTTCATATAGGCACGTACTTTCCGAAGGCTAAGAAAAATACCAAACTCAATGCATTGGGCAACATCGAAATGAAGTCGTCTGTAATTCAAGTGGCAGTTAAAACGTGCAAAGCCAGCGATGATCCACAAAAAATGGAACAATTTCTAGAGGAAGCAT ATATTATGCAAAAATTCGACCATCCGCATATAATACGGCTGATTGGTATATGTAGTGAGACACCTATCTGGATTGTTATGGAGCTAGCGCGTCACGGAGAGCTCAGGGCATATTTAAAGGCCAACAGCAAGAA GCTTAAGCGTGGCACTTTGCTTCTTTACTGCTACCAGCTATCCACAGCTTTAAGTTATTTGGAATCTAAGAAGTTCGTACACAGAGATATTGCGGCACGGAATGTGCTTGTCAGTTCACCAACTTGTATCAAG CTTGCTGATTTCGGTCTTTCTCGTTGGGTGTCGGATCAATCGTACTACCATTCAAGCATGTGCATTTTGCCAATAAAGTGGATGGCGCCAGAGTCCATCAACTTTCGAAGATTCACAAACGCAAGCGATGTCTGGATGTTTG GTGTTTGTGCGTGGGAAATACTTATGTTGGGTGTTAAGCCATTTCAAGGTATCAAAAATAGCGATGTAATTACTAAATTGGAAAATGGCGAACGATTGCCGCTACCGAAAGATTGCCCGCCACGATTGTATTCGTTAATGTCACAATGCTGGGCTCATGAACCATCGAAAAGGCCAACATTCCAGAGAATTAAGGAAACACTTTA TGAAATTTTAGTGGATGAAAAAATTAGCGATTCAGAGACAATGCGACGCGAAAATCGTCGAGTCGCGGCCATGTCATGGAGTGGCTGTGAAGGTGAAGTACCACCAGTTAAACCAACCAGAACTCCCTTCGAAGGAG attCTGCGCTGCAGTCATCAATTGTGAGCGAAAAGAATCAGTTAAGTCCACAAACGTATATTATTGCACAAAATCCCGAAGTTTTGGCCAGGTTAATGATGGAAAACGAGAATCGCAGCATCAATCCAGCAGCTTACACAACACCAGCTTCG AAAAAACGCCTAAGTCTTGCAACATCAAATTCGGACTTAAATGCTATGGGCTATTTTAATTCCAATCATGGGCCATCAAGTTTACCAGAGTGTTCACCAAGTATTAGTAATTCCCTAGGAGCTTCACGTCCCCACACCCCAGACTCCAAGCTTGACGCACTGAAGAATAGCACATCCTCAATAGAAAATTGTAACGATACACCAAGTGATTCAAGGCCAAATAATGATGTACCATCATCGAAATTAACTGGTAGTAGCGGCAACAAGCCACGTATGACAATCGATCGCAGCAACGACGAAGTCTACATAGCCACCACAAATGTGGTTAAGGCAATAATGACACTTTCGCAAGATGTAGAAAAGTCAAATGCCAATAACTATTTGCATTTAGTAAGGAATGTTGGAATTGAACTGCGTACGTTACTGGCATCCGTGGATAGGCTGTCACAGGTTTTCCCAACGCAAGCGCATAG AGAGGTTGAAATGGCACATAAGGTGCTATCGAAGGACATGCAGGATTTGGTGGCAACAATGCGACTCGCACAACAATACAGTGACACCACACTTGATAGTGAATATAGACG CAATATGCTGTCTTCAGCGCATATACTAGCCATGGATGCGAAAAACTTATTTGACGTAGTGGATTCCATTCGCAGGCGGCACGGCATCTTTTCACCACCATCTGCGCCATTACAGGAACGCGCTCGTTCCAATCCACTATCTTCATCTGTGGGCGATTCTACGGATTTTGTGGCGAAGACAACCAGTCATGCAAACGTACTGAATGAAGAGACAACTGTAACTCTAACCGAAGATGGTTATCAAGTAATGTCCAAcagtaaatttcaaaatttcaacaatttagtAGCCGAAAAAGACAAACTTGATGTGGAACTGACACAGCAACAATCAAACATGGGGAATCTGCATTTGACAACCCAAGTAAATAACGACGGGGTTGTGAGAAGGTCCAACCTCGCATTTGAGCATATTATGCATAATACGAATGAACAACTACAAATTGTAGAACATACAGATAGTTCTGAATTCGATCATTTATATTCGAACACTAATATTGCTTCACAAAAAAGGTGCAactaa
- the LOC129246108 gene encoding uncharacterized protein LOC129246108 — MRYYPTADVDFYVEFSDGWDRYCRWPNKKWRYKDLSPTTTISYWRDLEGAKKEYILLADLYFDKWLKTRLNEGACLPLLYSVGNRFIKLEKYFPAGFRCAPLPMNLKEYKEMQAIIKEEAKQKKKAAKEKKAKGEKGKKGKK; from the exons atgCGTTACTACCCGACCGCGGATGTCGACTTTTATGTTGAGTTCAGTGATGGATGGGATAGATATTGTCGGTGGCCCAATAAAAAATGGAGATATAAAGATTTATCTCCTACTACGACAATCTCTTATTGGCGCGACCTTGAAGGCGCAAAAAAGGAATATATTCTATTGGCAGatttatattttgataaatgGTTAAAGACACGCTTAAATGAAGGTGCCTGTTTGCCGTTATTATATTCAGTTGGTAATCGATTCATTAAGCTGGAAAAATATTTCCCTGCTGGATTCAGATGCGCTCCATTGCCAATGAATCTTAAGGAATACAAGGAAATGCAAGCCATAATAAAAG AGGAagcaaaacagaaaaagaaGGCTGCTAAAGAAAAGAAAGCCAAAGGAGAAAAGGGAAAGAAgggcaaaaaataa
- the LOC129244815 gene encoding elongin-C, protein MEEQRSDKIYGGCEGPDAMYVKLISSDGQEFIVKREHALTSGTIKAMLSGPGQFAENEANEVHFREIPSHVLQKVCMYFTYKVRYTNSSTEIPEFPIAPEIALELLMAANFLDC, encoded by the exons ATGGAGGAACAACGAAGCGACAAAATCTATGGTGGATGTGAAGGCCCTGATGCCATGTATGTAAAGCTTATTTCATCGGATGGGCAGGAATTTATAGTGAAACGGGAACATGCTCTGACCTCTGGCACCATAAAGGCAATGCTTTCGGGTCCTGGACAATTTGCAGAAAACGAAGCAAATGAAGTTCATTTCAGAGAAATCCC ATCTCATGTTCTTCAGAAGGTATGCATGTACTTCACATATAAAGTTCGTTACACCAATAGTTCTACTGAAATTCCTGAATTTCCGATTGCACCTGAAATCGCGTTGGAGTTGTTAATGGCGGCAAATTTCTTAGattgttga
- the LOC129246106 gene encoding trifunctional enzyme subunit beta, mitochondrial, translating into MQSSLLTPLRHGRVVSNMFSLGLTTSSPRLAYDRKVSTSSALHKENTKSFKRKFEQNIVLVDGVRTPFLQSFTDYSKLMSYELARHALISLLDKTNLSKDVIDYIVYGTVIQEVKTSNIAREAALSAGFSNKTPAHTVTMACISSNVAITTGIGLLATNTYDVIVAGGVEFMSDVPIRHSRKMRSLLLRANKAKTPVQKLALLSTLRPNFLIPELPAVAEFSSGETMGHSADRLSAAFKVSRKEQDDYAVRSHTLAKQAQDKGYFTDIVPVKVPGSTKFIEKDNGIRVSTPENLAKLKPAFVKPYGTITAANASFLTDGASACVIMKEETAKKLGLRPKAYLRDFLYVSQDPVDQLLLSPAYGIPKLLKQTGLTLKDIDTWEIHEAFAGQILANLKALDSDWFCKNYMGLSEKFGSPDMSKWNNWGGSLSIGHPFAATGVRLCMHTANRLVREDGQLGVVAACAAGGQGVAMLLERYPGATAD; encoded by the exons atgcaGTCTTCGTTGCTCACACCCTTAAGACATGGAAGAGTTGTATCCAATATGTTTAGTTTGGGCTTAACAACGTCCTCCCCAAGGCTTG CATATGATCGAAAGGTATCCACTTCCAGCGCATTGCACAAAGAAAATACCAAATCTTTTAAGAGGAAATTTGAACAAAACATTGTTTTGGTTGATGGCGTTCGAACACCTTTCTTACAATCGTTCACCGACTATTCGAAGCTAATGTCATATGAGTTAGCACGCCATGCTTTGAT AAGCCTACTGGACAAAACAAATCTAAGCAAAGATGTTATTGATTACATCGTTTATGGTACAGTGATACAGGAAGTGAAAACTTCGAATATAGCTCGTGAAGCGGCATTAAGTGCTGGCTTTAGCAACAAAACCCCTGCACATACAGTCACAATGGCCTGTATTAGTTCGAATGTG GCTATAACCACTGGTATCGGACTTTTGGCCACAAACACATACGATGTCATCGTTGCCGGTGGTGTCGAATTTATGTCCGACGTTCCTATTCGGCATTCGCGTAAAATGCGTAGTCTACTGTTGAGAGCTAACAAGGCAAAAACGCCAGTACAAAAATTGGCTTTGCTTTCTACTTTGCGTCCGAATTTCCTTATTCCCGAA TTGCCAGCTGTAGCTGAATTTTCTTCTGGAGAAACTATGGGCCATTCTGCGGATCGTTTGTCTGCAGCTTTTAAGGTATCTCGAAAAGAACAAGACGATTACGCCGTGCGTTCACATACTTTAGCAAAACAAGCACAGGACAAAGGGTATTTCACTGACATAGTTCCTGTTAAag tGCCTGGCAGcacaaaattcattgaaaaagaCAACGGAATTCGTGTTTCCACGCCGGAAAATTTAGCTAAACTGAAGCCTGCATTCGTTAAGCCATATGGAACCATCACAGCAGCCAACGCTTCATTTTTG aCCGATGGTGCATCTGCTTGCGTAATTATGAAAGAAGAGACTGCGAAAAAGTTAGGTCTTCGTCCTAAAGCGTACTTACGGGATTTCTTGTATGTATCACAAGATCCAGTTGACCAATTGCTTTTAAGTCCTGCCTATGGTATCCCGAAACTTTTAAAACAGACTGGTCTTACTCTGAAAGATATTGATACTTGGGAAATCCACGAAGCTTTTGCAGGTCAAATTCTGGCGAATCTGAAAGCATTAGATTCCGATTGGTTCTGCAAAAACTATATGGGACTTAGTGAGAAATTCGGCTCACCAGATATGAGTAAATGGAATAACTGGGGTGGTTCGTTATCTATTGGCCATCCATTTGCGGCTACCGGTGTGCGACTATGCATGCACACAGCAAATCGTTTGGTGCGTGAAGATGGTCAACTGGGTGTCGTGGCTGCTTGCGCCGCTGGTGGTCAAGGTGTCGCCATGCTGCTGGAGAGATATCCCGGAGCCACTGCAGATTAA